Within Bacillus sp. FJAT-45350, the genomic segment TTCTAAATAATGCGGCTCTGTTGTAACTGGTTTATTATCTTTTTCCGGCTTATAATTCCAGCTATATTCTTTAGTCTCATATGCTGCCTCTACGCCCTGCATTGATACTAGTGTTGTAACGAATACAACAATAAAAGCCATCAAAATAAAACGATATTTTCCCATGCATTTCAAACTCCCTTACTCATTATTTGAGATTGGTTTCTACCCATAGTTAAAACATGATTTTATTTATAGTCTTTCAAAAAAGATGGGAAATATCCTACATTTTCAATTAGAAAAATAAACCATCGTGGCTTTCTAAATAAGTCGTAACAATCGGCGTAGCAATAATTTTTGTTAATAACTCTTTATCTACCTTTTCCCGGTTTATGTCTATTATGTCACCATGAAAATTGCTAAAACGCTCTAACGCTTCTGTTGGGATACCGCCAATGCGTATAAAAAGTAGAAAATCATTATTTCTGTCTGTTACTGTTACTTCTCCTACTGTAGTTGCATTTACAACTGCAATCAGTTCGTCATCTTTTCCATAGATGTGGAGCATATTTTTCGTCCAAGATTTTTCTCGCTTGTAATAAGACAACAATGTACCATGACTATCAAAGACTCCAAAGCCTTTTTTTATTCCTCCGTGCTTTGAAATTATATAATGTTCATCTCCAATTACAAAATCAAACTGCTGTGGAAGAACATTAGCTACATGAACAAGGTTATAAAGAAGCCTCGTTAGCATTTGGCCAAATGTTATCTGTTCTCGTCCTCGTGCAAGTATCTCACCCTTGAGAGAATAATATGTATAGGTCTGCTTAATCCCAGGCTTTCGCCCAAACATCACACGGCGCTCATTATATATTGATTCCTCCATCCTTTTAATCCTCTCCTTTATTGTTCTAATTCTATAGTTCCCAAAGATTTTTTCCAATTTTCTATCTGTATCCATTACACATCCTCTAAGCCACATACCATCTTAAATTTCCAGTACTTACAAATCATCTTAAAACTGATTGAAACAAACACTTAAGAAAACAAACTATTGAGGGATTGGGTACATGAATAATTTTAAAGAAACAAATGACAGTGAACATTGGTTCTTACAATCCAGTGTAAAGTTAAAGTACAAGACATTTTTATTAATACTTTCTAGATGGATTTTATGGGGAAGTATTATCGGTTTAGTTATAGGCTCTACTACTGCTTTTCTATTAACAACAAACGATTTTCTCGGTGAGGTACGAGAGGACAATTTATGGCTAATTTGTTTTCTTCCTCTAGGGGGTATCGTCATAGGTTACATATATATGAATTACGGTAAAAACTCTGGATATGACTCTGCTAAAGGAAATAATCTCGTTATTGAAGGGGTTCATAATAAAGCTAAAGTTTTACGGAGAATGGGTCCTATCGTCTATTTAGGGACGTTTATTACAGTCTTATTTGGTGGGTCTACAGGAAGAGAAGGGGCCGCAATCCAAATGGGAGGCAGTGTAGCGGAGGCAGTGAACCGATTCTTTAAAGTAAATATATTCGATAAGAAAATTTTACTAATGAGTGGTATAAGTGCTGGTTTTGGAGCAGCATTTGGTACACCGATTACTGGGGCTATTTTTGGAATGGAAATGTCCGCATTAGGTAAAATGAAATACGAAGCATTTGTCCCCTGTCTTGTATCAAGTTTTGTCGGTCATTATATTGCTACAGTAGCATGGGGAATTGAACATGAAGAGTTTATTCTACAGACAGTACCAGAGCTATCCTTACTTGTGTTTATAAAAGTAATCATTTTATCCATTATTTTTAGTCTTGTAAGTGTTTTATATTGTCAATTAAGACACGGTATTCAAAGGGTTTCTGAAAAATATTCTAACAAGAATCATATGTTAAGAGCCTTTGTTGGAGGAATTATCATTGTCGCATTAACTTTTATCATAGGTTCCACAGAATATAATGGTCGTAGTTTAGATATGCTTGAACATTCCTTTTCAGAAAATGTCCCCCCCTTTGCTTTTCTAGCCAAACTCGTATTAACAGCAGTTACACTAGGTACAGGATTTGTCGGTGGGGAAGCCATTCCTCTGTTTTTCATTGGAGCAACTTTAGGTAATACTTTATACAATACAATATTTGATTTACCTTTGTCTTTTCTTGCTGCATTAGGACTTATTGCTATATTTTGTGGTGGTGCTAATACTCCAATAGCTGCCTTTCTGTTAAGTGTTGAAATGTTTGATGGAAAAGGGATTGAATATTTCTTCGTTGCATGTCTAGTTAGTTATATCATTTCAGGGCATCATGGACTATGGCCTGCTCAGACAATCTATGAGCCAAAAAGCAGGTTATATAATATAGCGAATGAAGAAACCATTGGAAACGTTGAAAAGAAGAAAGCATTAAGAAATCTTGTTTATCCCACTCCTATAAAAAAACGCTAGGGGCTTTAACAGAGGCCGCTGAAAAAGTGAAAATCACACTTTTTCAGCGGCCTTAATTTAACACCCTAGCGTTTATTCATTCACATTTAACTATAATTAAAATACACGCTCTTTGAATTGCTCAAGCTTTTCAAGAGATGATTTATCTACGTCAGCATGAAGGCTGTTTCCGTGAGAGTCCATTGTTACAATCGCAGCGAATCCTTCTACTTTTAGGTGCCACATTGCTTCTGGAATACCGAATTCCATTAGGTCTACTCCTTCTACCTTCTTAATACAGTCAGCATAGTACTGAGCTGCTCCACCTATAGCGTTTAGGTACACTCCACCATGCTCTTCAAGAGCTTTAAGTGTTTTTGGACCCATTCCACCTTTACCGATAACAGCGCGGATACCAAACTTCTTCATAACATCACCTTGATAAGGCTCCTCACGAATACTTGTTGTTGGTCCCGCTGCTTTCACGTGCCATTCACCTTGCTCATCTTTCAGCATAACTGGTCCACAGTGATAGATGATTTGGCCATTAAGGTCGATTGGAGCATCATGGTCCATTAAATGATGGTGAATAGCATCACGACCTGTATGCATCATACCGTTAATAATAACAACGTCTCCTACTCTAAGGTCCCGAATTTGCTCTTCTGTTACAGGAGCTTCTAATACAACTTCACGAGAACCTTCACTACTTGCTGCTACTTCCGCTTCTGTTTCTTTACTAGCTACATTTAAGTCAACATCTTCTCCATCTTGGTATAACCATTCTGTCACTGCACCCGTTTCTGGGTTAATCTTCACTCCAAGACGACGGTATGCCCAGCAATTATATGCTACTGATACAAAGAAGCTTGCGGGAAGACGGTTCATAACACCAATTTTACAGCCAAGTAGAGTCGCTTCTCCACCAAAGCCCATTGTACCGATTCCTAATTTATCAGCGTTATCCATTACATAATCTTCAAGCTTACGTAAGTCTTCAATCGGATTAACGTCTTCAGTGGTACGGAATAATTGTTCTTTTGCTAGTGCTGAACTTGATGTACGATCTCCACCAATACCTACACCAATGAAACCTGCACTACAGCCTTGACCTTGTGCTTGGTATACAGAGTGCATGATACATTTACGAATACCATCAAGATCACGTCCTGCACGACCAAGCCCCTCTAACTCAGCTGGTAAACTATATTGGATATTTTTATTTTCACAACCTCCACCTTTTAAGATAAGGCGAGCGTCAATATAATCTTCTTCCCATTGTTCAAAATAAATCGCAGGTGTACCAGGTCCTAAGTTGTTTCCACTGTTTTCACCAGTTAATGAATCAACTGAGTTTGGACGTAATTTTCCATCCTTTGTTGCTTGTTCCATAGCTTCATAGATTGCTTTCTTCATTTCGATTTGATTCACGCCAACTGGTACTTTGAATTTAAATGTTGGCATACCTGTATCTTGACAGATTGGTGAAACATTTGTATCTGCCATTGTAATATTATCTGTAATCGTTGAAAGCGCTAATGCAGAACGTGTCCCTGCATTTTCTTTTGCCTTTGCTTTAACAATTGCACGACGAACATCTTTTGGTAGATTAGTAGATGTTTCAACGATCAGCTTGTACATACTCTCTCTTAAATTTTCCACTTCTCCCAACTCCCTTTTTTATAATAAAAAACCGGATAGTAAATATACACAATCTCTATTATATCGTTTGTCAAAACATTTCGAAAGAGCTTTTGAAAACGTAACCAGAAAATCTATTACCAATTGGTGTGGTTATTACATACTATATAAATTTTGTATGTCCATTTTCCCTTCTAAATGAGTACAGTTATTTATGTAATGAATGATTGGCTTTCTAGTAGGCTGCCACTCTATCAATGTCATACTCGTATTATCAATTTTAAATGGACGGTGATGTCGATACCATTCGTCCCCTAGCATTATATACATTAATAGAATACTAATTAATCCTCCATGTGAAACAATTGCGACCTCTTGTCCTTGATGCTTCGAAAGCAGCTCAACGAGTATGTCTCTACAACGATATGTAATTTCTTCTATTGTTTCCGTACCTTGTACCCCAGATGTTAATATCGATGTTGCCTTCGTTTCTGGAAAGGCAACATGAATCTCATCTTTCGTTTTTCCCTCTAAAGGTCCTAACTTAATTTCTCTAATTTTACTCCACTTTTTTACTTCGGTAGATTGAAGGTCTGTAATTGAAACTGCTGTTTCATACGCTCTCGTTAAATCACTACTATAAATGGCATCAAAAGTGGTAGTTGAAAGGTAACTACCAACTAATTGAGCCTGCTTCTTTCCAGTCGGAGAAAGTTCAAAGTCCTGCCAACCTTGAATTTTGCCAAGACGGTTCCCCATTGATTCACCATGTCTTATGATATAGAGCTTCATGGTTCGTTCTCTCCCTACTCTGATTTACGACCTTCAAATTCTTTACACTTACCTTCTAATTCATCAAGCATTTCAATCATACGATCAATATCTTCAAGTTCAACTACTTCTGGATCAATCGCATCTAAAACATCGCCTAACATTTTCAAGCGTGTGTTCAAATATTTTATTTGGTCATCTTTATTATGAATTGGCTTACCCATGGTCTTGCTCCCTTCAGTTCATCCTTATTATTAGTAGTTCAATTCTAACATACCTTTTTTATTTCTTATTTAAAAATGCACACGTTTCTGAAAGAAAGTTCGTTCAATGTCCTCTTACGATTATTAACGAAATATTGCTCTAATATATCTACAATTTTTTCCTTATTCAAAACCATCCATTCTAACCTTCCATTATTTCCCTTACTATGAATCTCTTTTTCTTATGTTTAAATTACGATATGATTAAGAATAGTACTTCGATTAGACAAAAGGAGTTAACCTATTTTGATTAAGAATAAACAATTACCAATTACCCCTTCTCATGACCCTTGGGAAGCCTATATGGATATAAATGAATATGGTGAACTTCAGCTTTCCAATATTGAATTTACCACAACAACTCTTTGTAATATGAGGTGTGAGCATTGCGCAGTTGGTTATACCCTTCAAACGAAGGATCCTGAACCATTGCCTCTAGAGCTATTCATTAAACGCTTAGAAGAAATTCCTCATTTACGTGCATTAAGTATTACAGGGGGCGAGCCTATGTTATCTATGAAATCTATAGACAACTATGTCGTTCCATTATTGAAATATGCACATGAGCGAGGGATACGAACACAGATTAATTCAAACCTTACAGTAGAACTTGAAAGATACGCGAAGATTACCCCATATTTAGACGTTCTACATATCTCCCATAACTATGGAAGTGTAGATGATTTCTCTGAAATTGGTTTTGCGGTGATGGATAAGAAGCCAACTTTTGAGCAAAGAGCGAAATACTTTGAGAGAATGGTGGAAAACGCGAAAACACTTACAAGTGAAGGAATCATCATCTCTGCTGAAACGATGTTGAATAAGCGTACCCTTCCACACTTAGAACGTATACATGAACAGATTGTTGAAATGGGTTGTCAACGCCATGAGGTGCACCCTATGTACCCTAGTGATTTCGCAAGTCAACTAGAAGTTGCATCCCTGGAAGAGATTCGCTCAGGTATCGATCGTTTATTAAAATGTAGAAATGAAGATGTTTGGATGCTATTTGGTACACTTCCTTTTTATCCATGCAGTGATAACGAGGAAGATTTACAGCTATTCCAACGTCTATTGGATGCAAAGAATGTGACAGTTAGAAACGATCCAGATGGTCGCTCTAGACTAAACGTGAATATTTTTGATGGAGAAATCATCGTGACTGACTTTGGTGATACTCCACCACTCGGGAACGTTCAAGACACATCACTGATGACAGCTTATAAACGATGGATTGAATCTCCAATCGCTAAAGAATTAAGTTGTCATTGTCCTTCTGTAACTTGCTTAGGACCAAACATTCTTGTAAAAAATGCGTACTATCCTGAAATCGATTTTAAAAAACGTACATCTAAACTAAAATAACTGTGAGGGTGCCCCAAAAGGTATAGTTTCACCTTTTGGGGCACCCTCCTTTTACTAGCGAGGCTGGTTAGCAGATAAGAATCTAAATGACATATAATCCTGAACAGGAATCCATGCACCAATTCCTTGCTGTGTCACATTCTTAACTTCTAGATGTTGCTTACCACCTTTTATTGTAATATACACTTCTCCGTACGTAACTTTTCCTTTTTCGTTCGCAGCAGGTACATACCCATATAAGTAGCCTACATTTTTTGGAGCTACATTATATGAGTGGTCTTTTTTCGTTCCATGACCGATGATTGTTTCAAAGCCTAATGGAAGTCCGGTATTTTCAGCAGCTTTGATCATCATCATCTTTTTTACTGCTTCACTATTAGGAACTTTCGCTGTTAAATCACCAGATACTTTCTTTTGCTGTTCTTGAGTGTATTTAAGCTTTTGAGCACTATTTCCACCACGATTGTCAATATAGTTTGTATTCACCTTTTGATACTCCCAATTAACATTCGTTTCAGTTGAATCATAAGACAGAGGCCATTCGCCTAAATAAATAGATGCTTTAAAACCAAGAGCTAATTTTGAATTGCCGATGCTTGATTCATTAAGCAATCGAATAAGTTCAGGATTCTCAATTTTCACTTCAGATTCAGATAAAAGCTCCTCAGCTAAATCACTTGGTTTTAAATGCGGCAAGTCTTGGGTTGGGTTATGATACGTATTTTCCTTTGAGATATTTAATACATAGTCAGGAATCTTTGATCCCTTTTTCTCTTCTTTAGCATCCTCTTCAGCCAGTGTATGTAATGGCAAAAGAGTCAAAAACAATGCAAGCATAATAACGGACAACTTCTTCATGTTAATGCCTCCCTAAGTTCTGATTGTACATAATGTTATAGTTATGAGTAGTTTTTTCGAACTTTAGGGAAATTATCCGTATGTTTCACTTTCAAGAATGATTCTTTTTTGTTACGGTAATGATTAGTTGAATGAGGAATTAAATTTTGGATTATGAAAGGATGTAAAGCATGAACAAACAACGAATCTTATTTATAGGAGCAGGAAGAATGGCCGAGGCTATTTTTTCAGGCTTACTTAAAAACAAGACCAATATAGA encodes:
- a CDS encoding voltage-gated chloride channel family protein; its protein translation is MNNFKETNDSEHWFLQSSVKLKYKTFLLILSRWILWGSIIGLVIGSTTAFLLTTNDFLGEVREDNLWLICFLPLGGIVIGYIYMNYGKNSGYDSAKGNNLVIEGVHNKAKVLRRMGPIVYLGTFITVLFGGSTGREGAAIQMGGSVAEAVNRFFKVNIFDKKILLMSGISAGFGAAFGTPITGAIFGMEMSALGKMKYEAFVPCLVSSFVGHYIATVAWGIEHEEFILQTVPELSLLVFIKVIILSIIFSLVSVLYCQLRHGIQRVSEKYSNKNHMLRAFVGGIIIVALTFIIGSTEYNGRSLDMLEHSFSENVPPFAFLAKLVLTAVTLGTGFVGGEAIPLFFIGATLGNTLYNTIFDLPLSFLAALGLIAIFCGGANTPIAAFLLSVEMFDGKGIEYFFVACLVSYIISGHHGLWPAQTIYEPKSRLYNIANEETIGNVEKKKALRNLVYPTPIKKR
- a CDS encoding fumarate hydratase, whose translation is MYKLIVETSTNLPKDVRRAIVKAKAKENAGTRSALALSTITDNITMADTNVSPICQDTGMPTFKFKVPVGVNQIEMKKAIYEAMEQATKDGKLRPNSVDSLTGENSGNNLGPGTPAIYFEQWEEDYIDARLILKGGGCENKNIQYSLPAELEGLGRAGRDLDGIRKCIMHSVYQAQGQGCSAGFIGVGIGGDRTSSSALAKEQLFRTTEDVNPIEDLRKLEDYVMDNADKLGIGTMGFGGEATLLGCKIGVMNRLPASFFVSVAYNCWAYRRLGVKINPETGAVTEWLYQDGEDVDLNVASKETEAEVAASSEGSREVVLEAPVTEEQIRDLRVGDVVIINGMMHTGRDAIHHHLMDHDAPIDLNGQIIYHCGPVMLKDEQGEWHVKAAGPTTSIREEPYQGDVMKKFGIRAVIGKGGMGPKTLKALEEHGGVYLNAIGGAAQYYADCIKKVEGVDLMEFGIPEAMWHLKVEGFAAIVTMDSHGNSLHADVDKSSLEKLEQFKERVF
- a CDS encoding histidine phosphatase family protein — its product is MKLYIIRHGESMGNRLGKIQGWQDFELSPTGKKQAQLVGSYLSTTTFDAIYSSDLTRAYETAVSITDLQSTEVKKWSKIREIKLGPLEGKTKDEIHVAFPETKATSILTSGVQGTETIEEITYRCRDILVELLSKHQGQEVAIVSHGGLISILLMYIMLGDEWYRHHRPFKIDNTSMTLIEWQPTRKPIIHYINNCTHLEGKMDIQNLYSM
- a CDS encoding SE1561 family protein, yielding MGKPIHNKDDQIKYLNTRLKMLGDVLDAIDPEVVELEDIDRMIEMLDELEGKCKEFEGRKSE
- the yfkAB gene encoding radical SAM/CxCxxxxC motif protein YfkAB; amino-acid sequence: MIKNKQLPITPSHDPWEAYMDINEYGELQLSNIEFTTTTLCNMRCEHCAVGYTLQTKDPEPLPLELFIKRLEEIPHLRALSITGGEPMLSMKSIDNYVVPLLKYAHERGIRTQINSNLTVELERYAKITPYLDVLHISHNYGSVDDFSEIGFAVMDKKPTFEQRAKYFERMVENAKTLTSEGIIISAETMLNKRTLPHLERIHEQIVEMGCQRHEVHPMYPSDFASQLEVASLEEIRSGIDRLLKCRNEDVWMLFGTLPFYPCSDNEEDLQLFQRLLDAKNVTVRNDPDGRSRLNVNIFDGEIIVTDFGDTPPLGNVQDTSLMTAYKRWIESPIAKELSCHCPSVTCLGPNILVKNAYYPEIDFKKRTSKLK
- a CDS encoding YfkD famly protein; its protein translation is MKKLSVIMLALFLTLLPLHTLAEEDAKEEKKGSKIPDYVLNISKENTYHNPTQDLPHLKPSDLAEELLSESEVKIENPELIRLLNESSIGNSKLALGFKASIYLGEWPLSYDSTETNVNWEYQKVNTNYIDNRGGNSAQKLKYTQEQQKKVSGDLTAKVPNSEAVKKMMMIKAAENTGLPLGFETIIGHGTKKDHSYNVAPKNVGYLYGYVPAANEKGKVTYGEVYITIKGGKQHLEVKNVTQQGIGAWIPVQDYMSFRFLSANQPR